One window from the genome of Bubalus kerabau isolate K-KA32 ecotype Philippines breed swamp buffalo chromosome 17, PCC_UOA_SB_1v2, whole genome shotgun sequence encodes:
- the NFKBID gene encoding NF-kappa-B inhibitor delta isoform X2: MEDPLDTRLYADPSLPQAGSWRASGLPSGPPQLPPVVTGPSLDTARAHMLALGPQKLLAQDEEGDTLLHLFAARGLRWAAYAAAEMLQAYRHLDIREHKGKTPLLVAAAANQPLIVEDLLNLGAEPNATDHRGRSVLHVAATYGLPRVLLAVINSGVRVDIEARDFEGLTPLHTAILALNVAMHPPDLYPPVLSTQAQDRLACVKMLLHMGADHTSQEIKSNKTVLHLAVQAANPTLVQLLLALPRGDPRSFVNMKAHGNTALHMAAALPPGPAQEAIVRCLLAAGADPTLRNLENEQPVHLLRPGPGPEGLRQLLKRSRVAPPGLSS, translated from the exons ATGGAG GACCCCCTGGACACTCGGCTCTATGCAGACCCTTCCCTGCCACAGGCaggatcctggagggcttctGGGCTCCCCTCAGGACCTCCACAGTTGCCTCCTGTGGTCACTGGACCATCCCTGGACACCGCCCGTGCTCACATGCTGGCTCTAGGGCCCCAAAAGCTGCTGGCGCAGGATGAGGAGGGAGACAC GCTCCTGCACCTGTTTGCCGCGCGGGGGTTGCGCTGGGCAGCATACGCCGCAGCTGAGATGCTCCAAGCATACAGACATCTAGACATTCGTGAGCATAAGGGCAAG ACCCCTCTTctggtggctgctgctgccaaCCAACCCCTGATTGTGGAGGATCTACTGAACCTGGGAGCGGAACCCAACGCCACTGACCATCGAGGACGTTCTGTCTTACACGTGGCCGCTACGTATGGGCTCCCAAGAGTCCTCTTG GCTGTAATTAACTCAGGGGTTCGAGTTGACATAGAAGCCAGAGACTTTGAGG GCCTCACCCCACTCCACACAGCCATCCTGGCCCTCAACGTGGCTATGCACCCACCTGACCTATATCCCCCAGTACTGAGTACCCAGGCCCAGGACAGACTGGCTTGCGTCAagatgttgctgcacatgggtgCTGATCACACCAGCCAG GAAATCAAGAGCAACAAGACTGTTCTGCACTTGGCTGTGCAGGCTGCCAACCCGACCCTGGTTCAGCTGCTACTGGCACTGCCACGGGGAGACCCGCGGTCCTTTGTCAACATGAAG GCCCATGGGAACACCGCCCTCCACATGGCGGCCGCCCTGCCCCCTGGGCCGGCCCAGGAGGCCATTGTGCGGTGCCTGCTGGCAGCTGGAGCGGATCCAACACTGCGCAACCTGGAGAACGAGCAGCCTGTCCACCTGCTACGGCCTGGGCCGGGCCCCGAGGGG CTCCGGCAGCTATTGAAGAGGAGCCGAGTGGCACCCCCAGGCCTGTCCTCTTAG
- the NFKBID gene encoding NF-kappa-B inhibitor delta isoform X1, giving the protein MRVKLDPLDTRLYADPSLPQAGSWRASGLPSGPPQLPPVVTGPSLDTARAHMLALGPQKLLAQDEEGDTLLHLFAARGLRWAAYAAAEMLQAYRHLDIREHKGKTPLLVAAAANQPLIVEDLLNLGAEPNATDHRGRSVLHVAATYGLPRVLLAVINSGVRVDIEARDFEGLTPLHTAILALNVAMHPPDLYPPVLSTQAQDRLACVKMLLHMGADHTSQEIKSNKTVLHLAVQAANPTLVQLLLALPRGDPRSFVNMKAHGNTALHMAAALPPGPAQEAIVRCLLAAGADPTLRNLENEQPVHLLRPGPGPEGLRQLLKRSRVAPPGLSS; this is encoded by the exons ATGAGGGTGAAGCTG GACCCCCTGGACACTCGGCTCTATGCAGACCCTTCCCTGCCACAGGCaggatcctggagggcttctGGGCTCCCCTCAGGACCTCCACAGTTGCCTCCTGTGGTCACTGGACCATCCCTGGACACCGCCCGTGCTCACATGCTGGCTCTAGGGCCCCAAAAGCTGCTGGCGCAGGATGAGGAGGGAGACAC GCTCCTGCACCTGTTTGCCGCGCGGGGGTTGCGCTGGGCAGCATACGCCGCAGCTGAGATGCTCCAAGCATACAGACATCTAGACATTCGTGAGCATAAGGGCAAG ACCCCTCTTctggtggctgctgctgccaaCCAACCCCTGATTGTGGAGGATCTACTGAACCTGGGAGCGGAACCCAACGCCACTGACCATCGAGGACGTTCTGTCTTACACGTGGCCGCTACGTATGGGCTCCCAAGAGTCCTCTTG GCTGTAATTAACTCAGGGGTTCGAGTTGACATAGAAGCCAGAGACTTTGAGG GCCTCACCCCACTCCACACAGCCATCCTGGCCCTCAACGTGGCTATGCACCCACCTGACCTATATCCCCCAGTACTGAGTACCCAGGCCCAGGACAGACTGGCTTGCGTCAagatgttgctgcacatgggtgCTGATCACACCAGCCAG GAAATCAAGAGCAACAAGACTGTTCTGCACTTGGCTGTGCAGGCTGCCAACCCGACCCTGGTTCAGCTGCTACTGGCACTGCCACGGGGAGACCCGCGGTCCTTTGTCAACATGAAG GCCCATGGGAACACCGCCCTCCACATGGCGGCCGCCCTGCCCCCTGGGCCGGCCCAGGAGGCCATTGTGCGGTGCCTGCTGGCAGCTGGAGCGGATCCAACACTGCGCAACCTGGAGAACGAGCAGCCTGTCCACCTGCTACGGCCTGGGCCGGGCCCCGAGGGG CTCCGGCAGCTATTGAAGAGGAGCCGAGTGGCACCCCCAGGCCTGTCCTCTTAG
- the HCST gene encoding hematopoietic cell signal transducer, with protein MVPPGNILFLLLLPVATAQMTPGSCSGCGPLSLPLLAGLVAADAVVSLLIVVVVFVCARLRSRPTQEDDKIYINMPGRG; from the exons aTGGTCCCACCAGGCAACATCCTgttcctgcttttgctcccag TGGCTACAGCTCAGATGACCCCAG GTTCCTGTTCCGGATGTGGGCCCCTCTCTCTGCCACTCCTGGCAGGCCTTGTGGCTGCGGATGCTGTTGTGTCACTGCTaattgtggtggtggtgtttgtgTGTGCGCGCCTACGCAGCAGGCCCACCCAAG aagatGACAAAATCTACATCAACATGCCTGGCAGGGGTTGA
- the TYROBP gene encoding TYRO protein tyrosine kinase-binding protein produces the protein MEGLRPSDRLLSLLLTVGGLSLVQAQSECNCSSVSPGVLAGIVLGDLMLTLLIALAVYYLGRLVPRGRGATEAVTRKQHITETESHYQELQGQRTDVYSDLNTQRPYYR, from the exons ATGGAGGGCCTTAGACCCTCCGACAGGCTCCTATCTCTCCTTCTGACTGTGGGTG gTCTCAGCCTTGTCCAGGCCCAGAGTG AATGCAACTGCTCCTCGGTGAGCCCGGGCGTGCTGGCAGGGATCGTGCTGGGGGACCTGATGCTGACCCTCCTCATCGCTCTGGCTGTGTACTACCTGGGTCGGCTGGTCCCTCGGGGGCGAGGGGCTACGGAGG caGTGACCCGGAAACAGCACATCACAGAGACAGAGTCGCATTATCAG GAGCTCCAAGGCCAGAGGACAGATGTCTACAGCGACCTCAACACACAGAGGCCATATTACAGATGA